Proteins from one Hyperolius riggenbachi isolate aHypRig1 chromosome 2, aHypRig1.pri, whole genome shotgun sequence genomic window:
- the LOC137546480 gene encoding fatty acid-binding protein, liver-like produces MAFNGTWNVYHQENYDNFLRAVGLPEDIVKVAKDINPVIEIQQTGNDFVVTSKTPKHSQTNSFTVGKESEVTGVGGKKLKVLVNLEGGKLVSKGENFSHIQEVQGNEMVERITVGSETLIRKSKKA; encoded by the exons ATGGCCTTCAATGGAACTTGGAATGTCTATCATCAGGAGAACTATGACAATTTCCTGAGGGCTGTAG GTTTGCCTGAGGATATTGTAAAAGTGGCAAAAGATATTAATCCAGTCattgaaatccagcaaactggaaATGACTTTGTTGTCACATCAAAGACTCCAAAGCATTCTCAGACCAATTCATTTACTGTTGGAAAGGAGTCAGAAGTCACAGGTGTTGGTGGGAAAAAACTTAAG GTCCTTGTCAACCTTGAAGGAGGGAAACTTGTAAGCAAGGGTGAAAATTTTTCTCACATTCAGGAAGTTCAAGGCAATGAAATGGTGGAG AGAATCACAGTAGGCTCAGAAACACTGATCAGGAAGAGCAAGAAAGCATAA